A genome region from Oenanthe melanoleuca isolate GR-GAL-2019-014 chromosome 14, OMel1.0, whole genome shotgun sequence includes the following:
- the TMEM11 gene encoding transmembrane protein 11, mitochondrial — MAAWGRRRAGPGGTNSGGGRDRVTLSSTDCYIVHEIYNGENAQDQFEYELEQALEAQYKYIVIEPTRIGDETARWITVGNCLHKTAVLAGTTCLFTPLALPVDYSHYISLPAGVLSVACCTLYGISWQFDPCCKYQVEYDAYKLSRLPLHTLTSSTPVVLVRKDDLHRKRLHNTIALAALVYCVKKIYELYAV, encoded by the exons ATGGCGGCGTGGGGAAGGAGGCGCGCGGGCCCCGGCGGCACCAacagcggcggcggccgggacag GGTGACCTTGTCCTCCACGGACTGTTACATTGTGCACGAGATCTACAACGGGGAGAACGCTCAGGACCAGTTTGAGTACGAGCTGGAGCAGGCGCTGGAGGCGCAGTACAAGTACATCGTGATCGAGCCCACGCGCATCGGGGACGAGACGGCGCGCTGGATCACCGTGGGGAACTGCCTGCACAAAACGGCCGTGCTGGCGGGCACCACCTGCCTCTTCAcccccctggcactgccagtaGATTATTCTCACTACATCTCCCTGCCCGCTGGAGTGCTGAGCGTGGCCTGCTGCACCCTCTATGGGATCTCTTGGCAGTTCGATCCCTGCTGCAAGTACCAGGTGGAGTACGACGCCTATAAACTCTCGCGCCTGCCCCTGCATACGCTCACCTCGTCCACTCCCGTGGTGCTGGTGAGGAAGGACGACCTGCACAGAAAGAGACTGCACAACACGATAGCACTCGCTGCCCTGGTGTACTGTGTAAAGAAGATCTATGAACTCTACGCTGTATGA
- the DHRS7B gene encoding dehydrogenase/reductase SDR family member 7B isoform X1, which produces MVTAAARKAVQKGKLMDFTSTVIVPLLFGSLGIFALFRLLQWMRMRAYLQQAVVVITGATSGLGKECAKAFHAAGSKVVLCGRDSEKLKELVQELCAVKNHRKNTHEPHSVVFDLSDTKTVVNAAEEILKALGHVDILINNAGISFRGTIVDTGLDVDKKVMETNYFGPIALTKALLPSMIKRRQGHIVAISSVQGKISIPFRSAYAASKHATQAFFDCLRAEVEQYDIEVTVVSPGYIQTNLSLNAVTADGSRYGVMDKTTAEGQTAAEVAQVVLNAVGQKKKEVLVAGLTPCLAVYLRNLCPRLFFTLMASRAKKERKVKGS; this is translated from the exons ATGGTGACGGCGGCGgccag GAAGGCAGTGCAGAAAGGGAAGCTCATGGATTTCACAAGCACTGTCATCGTGCCGCTGCTTTTCGGCAGCCTGGGCATCTTCGCGCTGTTCCGGCTGCTGCAGTGGATGCGGATGCGAGCCTACCTGCAGCAAGCAGTGGTGGTGATCACAGGGGCCACCTCTGGCCTGGGGAAAG AATGTGCCAAAGCTTTCCATGCAGCTGGCTCCAAGGTGGTGCTCTGTGGCAGAGACAGTGAGAAACTCAAAGAGCTTGTGCAGGAGCTTTGTGCTGTGAAGAATCACCGTAAAAAT ACACATGAGCCTCACTCTGTGGTGTTTGACCTCTCGGACACCAAAACTGTGGTAAATGCTGCTGAGGAGATCCTGAAGGCCTTGGGTCACGTGGACATCCTGATCAACAATGCTGGCATCAGCTTCCGAGGCACAATCGTGGACACAGGGCTGGATGTGGATAAGAAAGTGATGGAAACAAATTACTTTGGGCCTATAGCCCTCACCAAAG CACTTCTCCCCTCCATGATCAAGAGGAGACAAGGCCACATTGTGGCCATCAGCAGCGTGCAAGGCAAAATAAGCATTCCTTTCAGATCTGCAT atGCTGCCTCTAAGCACGCTACCCAGGCCTTCTTTGACTGCCTGCGAGCAGAGGTGGAGCAGTATGACATTGAAGTGACAGTTGTGAGCCCTGGGTACATCCAGACAAACCTGTCCCTCAATGCTGTCACAGCGGATGGATCTCGCTATGGAG TTATGGACAAGACCACGGCCGAGGGACAGACGGCGGCCGAGGTGGCTCAGGTGGTTCTCAATGCAGTGGGACAGAAGAAGAAGGAAGTGCTTGTGGCTGGCCTGACCCCCTGCCTGGCTGTCTACCTGAGGAacctctgccccaggctctTCTTCACCTTAATGGCATCTAGAgcaaaaaaggagagaaaagtcAAGGGCTCTTAG
- the DHRS7B gene encoding dehydrogenase/reductase SDR family member 7B isoform X2: MDFTSTVIVPLLFGSLGIFALFRLLQWMRMRAYLQQAVVVITGATSGLGKECAKAFHAAGSKVVLCGRDSEKLKELVQELCAVKNHRKNTHEPHSVVFDLSDTKTVVNAAEEILKALGHVDILINNAGISFRGTIVDTGLDVDKKVMETNYFGPIALTKALLPSMIKRRQGHIVAISSVQGKISIPFRSAYAASKHATQAFFDCLRAEVEQYDIEVTVVSPGYIQTNLSLNAVTADGSRYGVMDKTTAEGQTAAEVAQVVLNAVGQKKKEVLVAGLTPCLAVYLRNLCPRLFFTLMASRAKKERKVKGS; encoded by the exons ATGGATTTCACAAGCACTGTCATCGTGCCGCTGCTTTTCGGCAGCCTGGGCATCTTCGCGCTGTTCCGGCTGCTGCAGTGGATGCGGATGCGAGCCTACCTGCAGCAAGCAGTGGTGGTGATCACAGGGGCCACCTCTGGCCTGGGGAAAG AATGTGCCAAAGCTTTCCATGCAGCTGGCTCCAAGGTGGTGCTCTGTGGCAGAGACAGTGAGAAACTCAAAGAGCTTGTGCAGGAGCTTTGTGCTGTGAAGAATCACCGTAAAAAT ACACATGAGCCTCACTCTGTGGTGTTTGACCTCTCGGACACCAAAACTGTGGTAAATGCTGCTGAGGAGATCCTGAAGGCCTTGGGTCACGTGGACATCCTGATCAACAATGCTGGCATCAGCTTCCGAGGCACAATCGTGGACACAGGGCTGGATGTGGATAAGAAAGTGATGGAAACAAATTACTTTGGGCCTATAGCCCTCACCAAAG CACTTCTCCCCTCCATGATCAAGAGGAGACAAGGCCACATTGTGGCCATCAGCAGCGTGCAAGGCAAAATAAGCATTCCTTTCAGATCTGCAT atGCTGCCTCTAAGCACGCTACCCAGGCCTTCTTTGACTGCCTGCGAGCAGAGGTGGAGCAGTATGACATTGAAGTGACAGTTGTGAGCCCTGGGTACATCCAGACAAACCTGTCCCTCAATGCTGTCACAGCGGATGGATCTCGCTATGGAG TTATGGACAAGACCACGGCCGAGGGACAGACGGCGGCCGAGGTGGCTCAGGTGGTTCTCAATGCAGTGGGACAGAAGAAGAAGGAAGTGCTTGTGGCTGGCCTGACCCCCTGCCTGGCTGTCTACCTGAGGAacctctgccccaggctctTCTTCACCTTAATGGCATCTAGAgcaaaaaaggagagaaaagtcAAGGGCTCTTAG